A region from the Actinomycetota bacterium genome encodes:
- a CDS encoding penicillin-binding protein 2, whose translation MPQAKGSGRKRPPARRPPPRRRPPLKRRRRRVSGRRRLLALLILSILAFGAISGRLIVLQVFDAGSLDQAAARQRLTVIELPAMRGRIFDRNLSDLAISIPARSVWADPRLVRNRRHTAAKLAGVLGMSKKRLAQRLASKGRFVYLVRRIPKSRGDMVQRLNLPGVFVEGAVARRYPSGTVAAQVLGFVDVEGHGQAGIEQHYDGLLRGQPGKVQLERDPQGRAIPQGRRSLEPAEPGTDLVLTIDQHLQYVTEQALYRAVRQHKAKAGSVVVMSPRTGEVLAMANMPTFDPNRIAASRAESRKNRAIADMFEPGSTNKTITAAAALQHGIVTPKTETIVPDNLPLCPEKTFRDSHSHAPELMTFADIVAKSSNVGTIMAARDLGRDRLYQTQVDFGYGRRSGVDLPGESPGILRPAKDWYCTDLGTNAIGQGVAVTVLQMASVYATVANDGVLRAPTLLRGTVDARGTVAKAERRPGRRVLSTKTARSMSRILEGVVKEGGTGTQAAMEEWRVAGKTGTARKPDTVRGGYRPGAYVGSFIGFAPAEKPAVVVAVVIDEPTRGYYGGSVAAPVFREVTGTALRRLGVVPTLPAKAVR comes from the coding sequence GTGCCGCAGGCAAAGGGGAGCGGCAGGAAGCGGCCGCCCGCGCGACGTCCGCCGCCCCGGCGCCGGCCACCGCTCAAGCGGCGCCGGCGCCGGGTCAGTGGCCGGCGGCGGCTGCTGGCCCTGCTGATCCTGAGCATCCTCGCCTTCGGCGCCATCTCCGGGCGGCTGATCGTCCTCCAGGTGTTCGACGCCGGCTCCCTCGATCAGGCGGCGGCCCGCCAGCGCCTCACCGTCATCGAGCTGCCGGCCATGCGCGGCCGCATCTTCGACCGCAACCTCAGCGACCTGGCCATCTCGATCCCGGCCCGGTCGGTCTGGGCCGACCCCCGCCTGGTCAGGAACAGGCGGCACACCGCGGCCAAGCTGGCCGGCGTCCTCGGCATGTCGAAGAAGCGGCTGGCCCAGCGGCTGGCCTCCAAGGGCCGCTTCGTCTACCTGGTCCGGCGCATCCCCAAGTCCCGGGGCGACATGGTCCAGCGGCTCAACCTGCCCGGCGTCTTCGTGGAAGGGGCCGTCGCCCGCCGCTACCCCTCGGGCACCGTGGCCGCCCAGGTCCTCGGCTTCGTCGACGTCGAGGGCCACGGCCAGGCCGGCATCGAGCAGCACTACGACGGGCTGCTGCGCGGCCAGCCGGGCAAGGTCCAGCTGGAACGCGACCCCCAGGGCCGCGCCATCCCCCAGGGCCGCCGCTCCCTTGAGCCGGCCGAGCCCGGCACCGACCTGGTCCTCACCATCGACCAGCACCTCCAGTACGTCACCGAGCAGGCCCTGTACCGGGCCGTGCGCCAGCACAAGGCCAAGGCCGGCTCGGTGGTGGTGATGAGCCCGCGCACCGGCGAGGTGCTGGCCATGGCCAACATGCCCACCTTCGACCCCAACCGGATCGCCGCCAGCAGGGCCGAGTCGCGCAAGAACCGGGCCATCGCGGACATGTTCGAGCCCGGCTCGACCAACAAGACGATCACCGCCGCGGCCGCCCTCCAGCACGGCATCGTCACCCCCAAGACCGAGACGATCGTCCCCGACAACCTCCCCCTCTGCCCGGAGAAGACCTTCCGCGACTCCCACTCCCACGCCCCGGAGCTGATGACCTTCGCCGACATCGTGGCCAAGTCCTCCAACGTGGGCACGATCATGGCCGCCAGGGACCTGGGCCGGGACCGGCTCTACCAGACCCAGGTCGACTTCGGCTACGGCCGCCGCAGCGGGGTCGACCTGCCCGGGGAGTCGCCGGGGATCCTGCGTCCGGCCAAGGACTGGTACTGCACCGACCTCGGCACCAACGCCATCGGCCAGGGCGTGGCCGTGACCGTCCTCCAGATGGCCAGCGTGTACGCGACCGTGGCCAACGACGGCGTGCTGCGGGCCCCGACCCTGCTGCGGGGCACCGTCGACGCCCGCGGCACGGTGGCCAAGGCCGAGCGCCGGCCGGGCCGCCGGGTGCTGTCGACCAAGACGGCCAGGAGCATGTCGCGGATCCTCGAGGGCGTGGTCAAGGAAGGCGGCACCGGCACCCAGGCCGCCATGGAGGAGTGGCGGGTGGCCGGCAAGACCGGGACCGCCCGCAAGCCCGACACCGTGCGCGGCGGCTACCGGCCGGGCGCGTACGTCGGCAGCTTCATCGGCTTCGCCCCGGCCGAGAAGCCGGCCGTGGTGGTGGCGGTGGTGATCGACGAGCCGACCCGCGGCTACTACGGCGGGTCGGTTGCGGCGCCGGTGTTCCGGGAGGTGACCGGCACCGCGCTGCGGCGCCTCGGGGTGGTCCCGACCTTACCGGCCAAGGCGGTGCGCTGA
- the mraZ gene encoding division/cell wall cluster transcriptional repressor MraZ, with protein MGTYDHSLDPKGRVILPRKFRDELGQDMVITKGVGKERCLYVFPQAEFEAFAAKLDSQPLTARPTRDFQRMFIAGASSETADSQGRVVIPQALREYAGLTKDVVLLGQIRRVEIWDKAEWERYRTVAEAAYADETNAAHLAELGI; from the coding sequence ATCGGCACCTACGACCACTCCCTGGATCCAAAGGGCCGGGTGATCCTTCCGCGCAAATTCCGGGACGAGCTGGGGCAGGACATGGTGATCACCAAGGGCGTCGGCAAGGAGCGGTGCCTGTACGTGTTCCCCCAGGCCGAGTTCGAGGCCTTCGCGGCCAAGCTCGACAGCCAGCCTCTGACCGCCCGCCCGACCCGGGACTTCCAGCGGATGTTCATCGCCGGGGCCAGCTCCGAGACCGCCGACTCCCAGGGCCGGGTGGTGATCCCGCAGGCCCTGCGCGAGTACGCCGGCCTCACCAAGGACGTGGTCCTGCTCGGCCAGATCCGCCGGGTCGAGATCTGGGACAAGGCGGAGTGGGAGCGCTACCGGACCGTGGCCGAGGCCGCCTACGCCGACGAGACCAACGCCGCCCACCTGGCCGAGCTGGGGATCTGA
- the rsmH gene encoding 16S rRNA (cytosine(1402)-N(4))-methyltransferase RsmH — protein sequence MVLTAARHVPVMADRVTALLRPRPGGTYLDATLGLGGHAERLLEASSPDGRVVGLDRDPAALALARERLAWAGDRLVAVPASFEDLGAVAGRLGLGAVDGVLYDLGVSSLQLDQADRGFSYRADAPLDMRMDPTTGITAAQVLATYPRAELARILREYGEERFAGRIARALDEARRRAPIATTGQLAELVKAAVPAAARRTGPHPARRAFQALRIEVNRELDALRASLPQAIDLLAPGGRLVVLSYHSLEDRIVKQALADAAGRLPETPHRLPVDPPATAAATVAVLTRRPERPAPAEVAANPRAESAKLRAAEKLQQDTQARGGHS from the coding sequence ATGGTGTTGACCGCCGCCCGTCACGTCCCGGTCATGGCCGACCGGGTCACCGCCCTGCTCCGGCCCCGGCCCGGCGGGACCTACCTCGACGCCACCCTCGGCCTCGGCGGCCACGCCGAACGCCTGCTGGAGGCCAGCTCCCCCGACGGCCGGGTCGTCGGCCTCGACCGCGACCCGGCCGCCCTCGCCCTGGCCCGCGAGCGGCTCGCCTGGGCCGGGGACCGCCTGGTGGCCGTGCCCGCCTCCTTCGAGGACCTGGGCGCGGTGGCCGGGCGCCTGGGCCTGGGGGCGGTCGACGGGGTCCTCTACGACCTCGGGGTGTCGTCGCTCCAGCTCGACCAGGCCGACCGCGGCTTCAGCTACCGGGCCGACGCCCCCCTCGACATGCGCATGGACCCGACCACCGGGATCACCGCGGCCCAGGTGCTGGCCACCTACCCGCGGGCCGAGCTCGCCCGCATCCTGCGCGAGTACGGCGAGGAGCGCTTCGCGGGCCGCATCGCCCGCGCCCTGGACGAGGCGCGCCGCCGCGCCCCCATCGCCACCACCGGCCAGCTGGCCGAGCTGGTCAAGGCGGCCGTGCCCGCGGCCGCCCGGCGGACCGGTCCCCACCCGGCCCGCCGGGCCTTCCAGGCCCTGCGCATCGAGGTCAACCGGGAGCTGGACGCGCTCCGGGCCTCCCTGCCGCAGGCGATCGACCTGCTCGCCCCCGGCGGGCGGCTGGTCGTGCTGAGCTACCACTCCCTCGAGGACCGCATCGTCAAGCAGGCCCTGGCCGACGCCGCCGGCCGTCTCCCCGAGACGCCCCACCGGCTCCCGGTGGACCCGCCGGCCACCGCGGCGGCGACCGTCGCCGTCCTGACCCGCCGGCCCGAGCGGCCGGCCCCGGCCGAGGTGGCGGCCAACCCGCGGGCCGAGAGCGCCAAGCTGCGCGCGGCCGAGAAGCTCCAGCAGGACACCCAGGCCCGAGGGGGCCATTCATGA